AATTCCTGGCTGGCCAGCATCCGTGGAACCTGGCGTGCGACATCGCATTGCCATGCGCCACCCAGAACGAACTGGACGCTGAAGCGGCTCGTACGCTGCTGAGCAATGGTTGTGTGTGCGTGGCAGAAGGCGCGAACATGCCGACCACTCTGGAAGCGGTCGATCTGTTTATCGAAGCTGGTATTTTGTTTGCGCCGGGCAAGGCATCCAACGCCGGTGGCGTGGCAGTGAGCGGTCTGGAAATGTCGCAAAACGCCATGCGTTTACTGTGGACGGCGGGCGAGGTGGACAGCAAGTTGCACAACATCATGCAATCGATCCACCACGCGTGCGTGCACTACGGTGAAGAAAACGGCCGGATCAACTACGTAAAAGGCGCGAACATTGCGGGCTTCGTCAAAGTTGCCGACGCGATGCTGGCCCAGGGCGTGGTGTAGGCCTTTGACTCTGTAGCCGCTGCCGCAGGCTGCGATGGGCTGCGAAGCGGCCCCTGTCTTGAAGGCCCTTCGGGCCTTATCGCAGCCTGCGGCAGCGGCTACAGGTGTTGTTATGACAACGCCAAATGCTCCGCCAATTCCTGCTCGATAAAGGCTGCAATCATGGCGCGGTAAACCTCTTCGGTGACGTTCGGGTTGGCGCCCAGCTCCGAGGCCAGCGCCCGGACTTTTGCAATCACTTGCTCAACCCGCTGCGGGGCCCTGACCGCGTCGCTGTCCTTTTTAAAGCGTGCCGCTTGCGACACATAAGCACCGCGTTCAGCAATCAGGCTGATAATTTGTCGGTCCAATCCATCGATTTTCTCGCGCACTTGCTCAAGGGAATCACAGTTAACTGCCATGTCTTTAAAACTCCTTCAGTAGTGATACCACTTCAATTCCAGCATCACTTCGTTGACCGGAGAGCTCAGATGGCTGAACTCTCGCTGTGCGGTGAGTCGCAGGCCGAGATTACGCGAAACTTCCCATTGCTGGTTCAGGCTCAGGCTACGGCGGACTTCACCGTTGGTGAAGTAGTCACCCTTGGCTTCCAGGCTCAGGTTACCCACCGGGTTACGCCAAAGAAACCCGGTGTTAAAGCCCGCTGCCGGTGACACAAAGGCGGCGAAATCATTGTTGTGCTCCACGCGCACAGTGCCCAAAGCGAAGCCCAGCAGGTTGTCGCCCAATTGCCAGGTGCCGCCCGCGCCACCGTTGACGTGGCTGACCAGATTCTCGTCGCCATGTTTGCCGAGCACGCGTTCAAGCCCGCCGCCCACCTGCCAGGACCAGGGTTGCAGCAGGTCGTTGCGCGGTGTCAGGGAGCGGATATTGGCCAGGTCCAGTTGTTGAACCTGCCACTTGTTGCCCTCGTACTGGCGCAGTTTGAGTTGCAGGATTTCGATCTGGGCACCCAGCGGGAAGCCCGGTGCGTTGTCGTTCAGGTCGTGGTAGGCCATGCGCAGGCCGTACTCGGCAAACGCCTTGTCGTCACGGCTGCCGGCCCCCAGTTGCCAGGTGCGCGATTCGTGGCCGTTTTCCGGGAGTTCGGGTTTTTCCACCTGCAGTTCGGGCGCAGGGTTCTGGTTGATCGCCCGTAGCAGTTCAAAGCTGCGCTGCGAGCGTGCAGGGTCACGCTCAAGGCCGTTGGCACGGTAGCGCTCAAGACGATAGGCCGCATCGATGATCAGCGCCTGGCGCGCCTTGGGCAGCGCCATGAATGCCGGGTTCTGCAACTGGGCCTGATCGGCGCTCACCTGCAATACCCATTGCTGTTCTTCAGGGTCGAGGGCTTTGGCGCGATCCAGCAGCTCACGCTCGCGGGACGGGCGGTACTCGATACTTTCGACCAGGCCGGCTTCCTTGACCGCTTTCACGGTGTCGGTGGGGATCGCGGTCAGAGGGAACTGGCCGGTCAGTTGCAAGCCTGGGCGTGCCACTTGCAGCAGTTCGAGCAAGCGATAGGAGCAGTTTTCGTCGAAGAAGAAATAGTCGAACTGGATCTGTTTGAGTTCCCACACATGTTCGACCATGCGTTGGGTTTCTTCGGGTGTCAGGTTGAGGCGGTACTCCCACAGGTCGCGGTTTTCCAGGCTGCGGTATTCCGAGAGTTTTTCCTGGTAGGGCACCAGCGCGAACAAACCGGGGTAACCGCCGGCCAGGCCTTTCCAGGCATACAGAATGCTGTTGTCGGAACCTTCAATGTAGGCGCCAAAGTTGATCGCGTAGCTGAGCAGGGCAGTCTTGTTGTTCTGCACATCGGCCTGGTCGATACGCAACAAGGTATGGCCGAACATCGAAGACGGACTGTTGAGGTAGGCAGCCGGGAAAATCATCACCGTGCTGTGCGGCGCCACGTCCTTGAACCATTGGCTGAACTCTGCACAGTCAACCTGGGGCAGGTCGGTCAGGTTCAGTTGGGCCTTGAGCCAGCGGGTGCGGGACGGGTAGACGCATTGCGGGTGTTTGTCCCCCAGGCTTGCGGGTGAGTACAGCGCCTGGACAGTGGCCCGCAGTTCGGCGTCCGGGTGGTGAGCGCCGTCGGGGGCCAGAAAGAATTTGTCATCGCTGACATGGCTTCGCCAACCCTTGAGCTTTGCAGCCTCATAGTGCCCAAGAGAGATCCAGAAGGGGTCGTTGGCCAACTGCTGCACACGTTGATTGTCGAGGTTGGGTGCGGCATACAGCGGGGCGCAGGCACAGAGCGCCAGGTAGGCAAGGCGTTTGAGCATGTTCGGCAACTGTTGTCAGACAAAGAGGGGTCACGCAAGACAATACCCGCTCCGGGAGGAGCGGGCGTGTCTTATTTACTACGCCGCTGTGGCGTATTTAGCCAGGCGGGCATCGCCCTTGAGGATGGCCAGGGTGTTGCTGTGCACATCTTCAGCCGTTACATCGGCCTTGCTGAAGATTTGCTGGAAGTGCTCATGAGTGACGGCGGCGAAGTGCTCGCGGTCTTCAGGGGCTACGCCCAGTACCACCGCGTAGGTGGTCAGTGCTTCGCCATTGCCTTTGGCCATGTCTTCGGACAGTTCGTTCATCATGCCATTCATGGCAATCCACGATTTGCCGCCGTAGGTCAGGGCGTCCTTGGTGGTACAGCCGTTGGTGCCGGAGGTCATGCCGAAGGTGGCGTTACCGGACGTGCCGTTGGTGGTGGAGGCCAGGAAGTGGGCCGGTGTGCCGCGCTGGCCTTCAAATAGCATGTTGCCCCAACCGCAGTTCGGGCCACCTGGTGCTTGCGCCATGGCGTTGAGGGAAACAACCGTAAAGAGAGTACCGAGAAGAATCCGTTTCATAAGCTTTTTTCTCTATATGTGTGCAACCAATGGACAAGGGTTTCTGGCCCTGAAGCGCCAGTACGGGCCAGTTATGCCTTCCAGCCGCGTAACAGGTTGGAGTCTAGGCACGATCGGCAGGTTCCGTGACTTTTTGTAAAACAATCGTTGATGGAGGGTATTTTTTGCCCGTAAACATTGAGGGGCGATTTTTCCCGTGTTGTACGCCTTGCCAGTGATGTACAGCCAGCGCCAGAATGCTGCCATCTGCCCCGCCCGATGTAAGGAAGCCCGATGCCTGATTCTGTTGCCACCAGCTTGCGTCTAGCGCCCGACGCGCTAACCCGTCCTTTCTCCGCTGAACAGTTCAGCTTCTCGACCACCAATGATTTAGAACCCTTTCGCGGCATTCTCGGCCAGGAGCGTGCGGTCGAAGCCTTGCAGTTTGGCGTGGCCATGCCACGTCCGGGTTACAACGTATTTGTGATGGGCGAGCCGGGTACGGGTCGCTTCTCGTTCGTCAAACGCTACCTCAAGGCTGAGGGCAAGCGCCTGAAGTCGCCGAGCGACTGGGTGTACGTCAATAATTTTGATGAGCCGCGTGAGCCCCGTGCCCTGGAATTGCCTTCGAGTTCCGCAGGCGCGTTTATTGGCGACATCAATCATTTGATCGATAACCTGCTGGCGACTTTCCCGGCGGTGTTCGAGCACCCGACGTACCAGCAGCGCAAAAGCGCCATCGACCGTGGGTTCAACCAGCGCTACGACCGTGCGCTGGATGTGATCGAGCGCCTGGCGCTGGAAAAAGGCGTGGCGCTGTACCGCGACAGCAGCAACGTGGCCTTCACCCCGATGAGTGATGGCAAGGCGCTGGATGAGGCCGAGTTTTCGCAGTTGCCCGAGGAAGAGCGCGAGCGTTTTCACGAAGATATTTCCGGGCTCGAAGAGCGCCTGAACGAAGAGTTGGCGAGCCTGCCTCAGTGGAAGCGCGAGTCGAACAATCAGCTGCGTCATTTGAACGAAGAAACCATCACCCTGGCCTTGCAGCCGTTGCTGTCGCCGTTGTCGCAGAAATACGCCGAAAACGGCGCGGTCTGCGGCTATTTGCAGGCCATGCAGGTGTACTTGCTCAAAACCGTGGTCGAGCAACTGGTCGACGACAGCAAGACTGACGCCCAGGCGCGCAAATTGCTCGAAGAGCAGTACCTGCCGAGCCTGGTCGTGGGCCAGCCCATGAGCGGCGGCGCACCGGTAGTGTTTGAGCCGCACCCGACCTACGACAACCTGTTTGGCCGTATCGAATACAGCACCGACCAGGGCGCGCTGTACACCACGTACCGCCAACTTCGCCCCGGCGCGTTGCACCGTGCCAATGGCGGCTTCCTGATTCTCGAAGCCGAGAAGATGCTCAGTGAGCCGTTTGTGTGGGATGCCCTCAAGCGCGCCCTGCAATCGCGCAAACTGAAAATGGAGTCGCCGCTGGGCGAGATGGGCCGCCTGGCGACCATCACTCTCAACCCGCAAGTCATCCCCTTGCAGGTCAAGGTGGTCATCATTGGTGCCCGCCAGCTGTATTACACGCTGCAGGACCTCGACCCGGACTTTCAGGAGATGTTCCGGGTGCTGGTGGACTTCGATGAAGACATCCCGATGGTCGATGAGAGCCTGGAGCAATTTGCCCAGTTGCTGACCACCCGCACCTCGGAGGAAGGCATGGCGCCGTTGACCGCCGGTGCGGTGGCGCGTCTGGCGACCTACAGCGCGCGCTTGGCCGAGCATCAGGAGCGTTTGTCTGCGCGTATTGGCGATCTGTTTCAGTTGGTCAGCGAAGCGGATTTCATTCGCCATCTGGCCGGCGACGAAATGACCGACGCCGGGCATATCGAACGTGCGCTCAAGGCCAAGGCCACCCGCACCGGGCGTGTGTCGGCACGGATTCTGGATGACATGCTGGCGGGGATCATTCTGATCGACACCGATGGCGCGGCGGTCGGCAAGTGCAACGGCCTGACGGTGCTGGAAGTCGGTGATTCGGCCTTTGGTGTGCCGGCGCGGATTTCCGCCACGGTGTACCCGGGCGGCAGCGGCATTGTCGACATCGAGCGCGAAGTTAACCTGGGCCAGCCGATTCACTCCAAAGGCGTGATGATCCTGACCGGGTACCTGGGCAGCCGTTACGCCCAGGAATTCCCGCTGGCGATCTCGGCCAGTATCGCGCTGGAGCAATCCTACGGTTACGTCGATGGCGACAGTGCGTCGCTGGGCGAGGCGTGTACGTTGATTTCTGCACTGTCCAAAACACCGCTCAAGCAGTGTTTTGCCATCACCGGATCCATCAACCAGTTTGGTGAAGTGCAGGCAGTGGGCGGGGTTAACGAGAAGATCGAAGGCTTCTTCCGACTGTGTGAGGCGCGAGGTCTTACAGGCGAGCAGGGCGCGATCATTCCGCAGGCCAACGTGGCGACCTTGATGCTGGATGAAAAGGTGCTGCAGGCCGTGCGCGAGGGCAAGTTCCACGTGTATGCGGTGCGTCAGGCCGATGAGGCGTTGAGTTTACTGGTGGGCGAGCCTGCCGGTGAGCCGGACGAGGAAGGCCAGTTCCCTGAAGGCAGCGTCAATGCCCGCGTGGTTGAGCGGTTGCGGGTGATTGCCGAGATGATCAGCGACGACGACCTCAAGGAAGCCGAAAAGGAGTTGCTGGCACAAGCTTTGGCAGAGAAGAAGCCAGCCTGAACCACAAACCTGTAGCCGCTGCTGAAGGCTGCGATTAGGACCGCAGGGCCTTCGTCCCTGCCTGGTGAGGGGCTGCTTTGCAGCCCCTCACAGCCTGCGGCAGCGGCTACAAGACTGCGGTAGCATCGGGGCAGCTGCTCCCATAGTAAGTACAGTCGCCAGTCGATCAGGCCGTTGGTCATTGGCAACTTTTCTTATGCGCTTTTTCTTCTATTCTGAGGTCAAGGACTAAACTGTCGTCACTGGACGATGCGGCCCGTTGTGTGCGGCTGAAGACAGAACCTAACGGGGGTCGCCGCCATGTCGCGCAACCTTTGCCTTACTCGAGACTGCTTGGGCCTGGTGACCCGTATCGAATGCAGCATTCGACCGCTGGCAGGCAATACCGGGATGTGGACGCTGCTCTTTGCTGCCGGCCTGGCAGGCGAACAGCCCACGACCATCAGGGCACAAGGCCCGTTCCCAGGCCCGTTTGTGGCCGAAACCATTCTTGAATCAATTGTTGAAAGCCTGACGCTGCATGGCTACCGGCTCGTGTACGACCCGCAGATCTGGTGCCTGCATGTGCAGGCCCAGTTGCGTCAGATCAATGGCGGGCGCTGTCATGCCTCCCGCTAAGCGGCGATTCTATTGCGCAGCGCTGGCTTCCGGCGCTTTGTCGAGCTTGACCTCAAACCCGTATTCAACGGGGTTCAGCTCAGTGCGGGCATAGCTTTCAAGCTGGGTCGGCTGCCCATAAAAGTAATGCACGTCGAACAAGGTCGGGCCATTGGGCTCGGCGCTATGGCTGACGGCTACCACTTCCTTCAGATAGTTGCCCGTGTCGTCTTTGGCGTAAAAGCGCCAGGCCTCGGACGGGAATACCTTTTGATCCACGACCAGTGCGTTGCCTTTGAGCTCGAGGCCTTTGGGCAGGTGGGCGACGTCCAGGACCTGTTTGTCGATGTCGGCGATAAACAGCGGGATCGAGCCAACCGCGTAAGCCGGGGTTTCGGGGAACAGGTTCAGGTCATAGGTGATGACGCCCGCGTGGGGGTCGACATCGAACGCTTCAGTGGGCAGCTCCAAAGGTTCGCTGCGCTTGCCCGTGTCGTCTTCGGCAAAGAAGGTAACCGGCGCGTCAGAATGGTCGGGGAGCGCGCCCAGCATTTCGTCGTTGAAGGTGGCGGGGTGGCTGAACTCAAGGGTGGCTGCGCTGGCGTCGTCCACTGACTGGCGGATCACCACGCTTTTTTCCAGCTGCCCGGGTTCCAGGTTGGCGCCCTTGAGGTAGTTGGCGGCCTGATCGTCATAGACCACCACGTTGAGCGGCAGGGGCTGAATCTCTTTGCCCACGACGTTTCTGTCGAGCTTGCGCACGGGCAGGTCGAGCGCCTTGCGGGTGATGTTGGCGGTGGAAAAGTCGAGCACGTTGATGTCGATATTTTCGACCGTGCCGTTGAAGTACACCTTGCTGTAATGGTGGGTGTGTTTTTGGTCAAAGGCCTTTTGTTCGTTATCCAGCTGCTGGCCGAAAGCGTCGGTCCAGGCGGTTTGCTTGAGCATCTGTGCCAGCTGCTCCTGATAAAAGGCCAGCTGTTCGGCGTTTTCGTTGATCGAGCCGGAACGTGCCAGGAACTGCCCGGAGTGATCGCGGGCCTGGATGATCAGCGGGTTGAGCGGGGTGTCGCGCACTTGCTCGGCCAGCGGGGCGCTGTTGACGATATCCACTTCGGCAAAGTTTTTGCCCAGTGTCAGCAAGGTTGCGCTAATGGTGCCGTCGGTACGGGTTTTGCCCACGTCCTTGGCCGTCAGGTTGAAAGTGACCACTTTGCCCGGCGCGATCACTTCGACTTTGCCGTGCAGCATCAGGGGCTGAGGTTGCTGGGTGTTCTCGACCTCAATCCCGTCGATATAGGGGTAGGTGACGGTCAGGTCGTCCGGGTTGCTCAGGTTGGCGCTGGAGGGGCTGAGCTGGATGCCGGGGTCGGTTTCAGACCACTCGGGCTGAAAGGGCACGACCTGTTTGTTGCTCAGGGTCACAGACTGCCATTCCAGCGCATGGGGGAACGGGAATTCGGACGCACTGTTGAGCGGGAACGGGAAAACAGGCTCCAGGTCCGTCAGGTAATCAGAGCTGGAGTTTTTGCGCATCACAAACAGCCCGTTGATATAGGCATCGCTCAGCGCCTGGCTGCTTGGGTAGTGCTTGAGCAGTGCAAGGTCGTCAGTGCCATATTCGGTCTCGACGGGCTTGTCCTGCAGCTTGAGGCGCGCACGCTCAAGCAGCAGCAAGGAGCCGCCCAGGTCTGCGACGGCATCTTTGAGCTGCTGATCCTTGATGGTGTCTAGGCTCTTTTCGAACGCTGCACTGCGCTCTTCCAGGCTGGCCTGCTGGTGTTCGTCATCAGGGGAGCAGCCGCTGGAGGCGAGTAAAGCCATCGAAAGCCCAAAACAAGCCAAGGGAAATCGCAGATCCATGGTTCGGGTTTCCTGTCCGTAAACAATGCTGAGGAGGTGGACACTAGCAGAAAATGTTTTTACAGGCTGTTTCGAGCTCTTTATCTCTGTGCTTTTCTCACTGATATACTCGCGCCCATTTTTTTACTTCCTGTGAGATTCAATGGAACGCTTTATCGAAAACGCAATGTACGCCTCGCGCTGGATTTTGGCGCCAATCTACTTTGGGCTCTCGCTGGGCCTGCTGGCTTTGGCGTTGAAGTTCTTTCAGGAAGTGTTTCACGTAATCCCCAACGTGTTCGCGTTAAGTGAGTCGGATTTGATCCTGGTCATCCTGTCGCTGATCGACATGGCTCTGGTGGGCGGTTTGCTGGTGATGGTGATGATTTCGGGCTATGAGAACTTCGTCTCGCAGCTGGATATCGACGACCACAAAGAAAAGCTTAGCTGGTTGGGGACGATGGACTCCACGTCGCTGAAAATGAAAGTCGCGGCCTCGATTGTGGCGATCTCCTCGATCCACCTGCTGCGGGTATTTATGGATGCGCGCAACATCGAGCCCCAATACCTGATGTGGTACGTGATCATTCACATGACCTTCGTGGTATCGGCGTTTGCGATGGGCTATCTGGATAAATTGACCAAGCATTGATGACTGGCCAGGGGGCGCGAACGAACCCGGGCTGCGAAGGCTTTGGGGGCTGTGGTAGTCTGCTGGCCCTTTTTTGGTTCAGGGTGTTTGGGAGCAGCGCGGTACAGGCTTTTCCTCAATACCCTCACAGCGGAGCAGTGTTATGTCCGAAGTAAATCTGTCGACCGACGAAACCCGCGTTAGCTACGGCATTGGCCGTCAGCTGGGTGACCAACTGCGCGACAACCCGCCACCGGGCATTAGCCTGGATGCGATCCTGGCTGGTCTGACTGACGCTTTCGCGGGCAAGGAAAGCCGTGTAGGTCAGGAAGAAATGAGCGCCAGCTTCAAAGTGATCCGCGAGATCATGCAAGCTGAAGCGGCTGCCAAAGCTGAAGCCGCTGCAGGTGAAGGCAAGGCTTTCCTGGCTGAAAACGCCAAGAAAGACGGCATCACCACTCTGGCATCGGGCCTGCAATTTGAAGTTGTGACTGCAGGTGAAGGCGCCAAGCCATCCCGTGAAGACACCGTACGTGTTCACTACCACGGCACCCTGATTGACGGCACTGTGTTCGACAGCTCCTACGATCGTGGTCAGCCAGCAGAATTCCCGGTGGGCGGCGTGATCGCCGGCTGGACTGAAGCCCTGCAACTGATGAACGCCGGCAGCAAATGGCGCATCTACGTGCCGAGCGAACTGGCTTACGGCGCCCAAGGCGTTGGCAGCATTGCTCCGCACAGCGTGCTGGTATTCGACGTTGAGCTGCTGGACGTTCTGTAAGAACTCGGCAGTTTAAAGCGTTGG
This genomic stretch from Pseudomonas deceptionensis harbors:
- a CDS encoding DUF3015 domain-containing protein: MKRILLGTLFTVVSLNAMAQAPGGPNCGWGNMLFEGQRGTPAHFLASTTNGTSGNATFGMTSGTNGCTTKDALTYGGKSWIAMNGMMNELSEDMAKGNGEALTTYAVVLGVAPEDREHFAAVTHEHFQQIFSKADVTAEDVHSNTLAILKGDARLAKYATAA
- a CDS encoding Lon protease family protein is translated as MPDSVATSLRLAPDALTRPFSAEQFSFSTTNDLEPFRGILGQERAVEALQFGVAMPRPGYNVFVMGEPGTGRFSFVKRYLKAEGKRLKSPSDWVYVNNFDEPREPRALELPSSSAGAFIGDINHLIDNLLATFPAVFEHPTYQQRKSAIDRGFNQRYDRALDVIERLALEKGVALYRDSSNVAFTPMSDGKALDEAEFSQLPEEERERFHEDISGLEERLNEELASLPQWKRESNNQLRHLNEETITLALQPLLSPLSQKYAENGAVCGYLQAMQVYLLKTVVEQLVDDSKTDAQARKLLEEQYLPSLVVGQPMSGGAPVVFEPHPTYDNLFGRIEYSTDQGALYTTYRQLRPGALHRANGGFLILEAEKMLSEPFVWDALKRALQSRKLKMESPLGEMGRLATITLNPQVIPLQVKVVIIGARQLYYTLQDLDPDFQEMFRVLVDFDEDIPMVDESLEQFAQLLTTRTSEEGMAPLTAGAVARLATYSARLAEHQERLSARIGDLFQLVSEADFIRHLAGDEMTDAGHIERALKAKATRTGRVSARILDDMLAGIILIDTDGAAVGKCNGLTVLEVGDSAFGVPARISATVYPGGSGIVDIEREVNLGQPIHSKGVMILTGYLGSRYAQEFPLAISASIALEQSYGYVDGDSASLGEACTLISALSKTPLKQCFAITGSINQFGEVQAVGGVNEKIEGFFRLCEARGLTGEQGAIIPQANVATLMLDEKVLQAVREGKFHVYAVRQADEALSLLVGEPAGEPDEEGQFPEGSVNARVVERLRVIAEMISDDDLKEAEKELLAQALAEKKPA
- a CDS encoding FKBP-type peptidyl-prolyl cis-trans isomerase, with the protein product MSEVNLSTDETRVSYGIGRQLGDQLRDNPPPGISLDAILAGLTDAFAGKESRVGQEEMSASFKVIREIMQAEAAAKAEAAAGEGKAFLAENAKKDGITTLASGLQFEVVTAGEGAKPSREDTVRVHYHGTLIDGTVFDSSYDRGQPAEFPVGGVIAGWTEALQLMNAGSKWRIYVPSELAYGAQGVGSIAPHSVLVFDVELLDVL
- a CDS encoding chorismate mutase, yielding MAVNCDSLEQVREKIDGLDRQIISLIAERGAYVSQAARFKKDSDAVRAPQRVEQVIAKVRALASELGANPNVTEEVYRAMIAAFIEQELAEHLALS
- a CDS encoding DUF4105 domain-containing protein, with the translated sequence MLKRLAYLALCACAPLYAAPNLDNQRVQQLANDPFWISLGHYEAAKLKGWRSHVSDDKFFLAPDGAHHPDAELRATVQALYSPASLGDKHPQCVYPSRTRWLKAQLNLTDLPQVDCAEFSQWFKDVAPHSTVMIFPAAYLNSPSSMFGHTLLRIDQADVQNNKTALLSYAINFGAYIEGSDNSILYAWKGLAGGYPGLFALVPYQEKLSEYRSLENRDLWEYRLNLTPEETQRMVEHVWELKQIQFDYFFFDENCSYRLLELLQVARPGLQLTGQFPLTAIPTDTVKAVKEAGLVESIEYRPSRERELLDRAKALDPEEQQWVLQVSADQAQLQNPAFMALPKARQALIIDAAYRLERYRANGLERDPARSQRSFELLRAINQNPAPELQVEKPELPENGHESRTWQLGAGSRDDKAFAEYGLRMAYHDLNDNAPGFPLGAQIEILQLKLRQYEGNKWQVQQLDLANIRSLTPRNDLLQPWSWQVGGGLERVLGKHGDENLVSHVNGGAGGTWQLGDNLLGFALGTVRVEHNNDFAAFVSPAAGFNTGFLWRNPVGNLSLEAKGDYFTNGEVRRSLSLNQQWEVSRNLGLRLTAQREFSHLSSPVNEVMLELKWYHY
- a CDS encoding TIGR00645 family protein — protein: MERFIENAMYASRWILAPIYFGLSLGLLALALKFFQEVFHVIPNVFALSESDLILVILSLIDMALVGGLLVMVMISGYENFVSQLDIDDHKEKLSWLGTMDSTSLKMKVAASIVAISSIHLLRVFMDARNIEPQYLMWYVIIHMTFVVSAFAMGYLDKLTKH